The following are encoded together in the Phaseolus vulgaris cultivar G19833 chromosome 9, P. vulgaris v2.0, whole genome shotgun sequence genome:
- the LOC137820198 gene encoding uncharacterized protein isoform X2, protein MGLTNFVLTVAGVSAVVLLLRSDVKQSASIFKRNVKHIRHWLEEETSEAAKVIEKSTPKELKSKVPSKDKD, encoded by the exons ATGGGGCTGACGAATTTCGTGCTCACGGTGGCCGGTGTAAGCGCCGTGGTTCTCCTCCTCAGGAGTGATGTGAAGCAATCTGCGTCCATCTTCAAGCGCAACGTCAAGCACATTCGTCACTGGCTCGAAGAAGAAACATCAGAAGCTGCCAA GGTTATAGAGAAGTCAACTCCTAAAGAACTGAAATCAAAGGTTCCTTCGAAAGATAAGGACTAA
- the LOC137820959 gene encoding uncharacterized protein, which translates to MGGGKWNAVEKFFLATLVLWLGSVCFQILLNQRWELLSVIAGSIFYQTSNCLIRFFFSADKDPLFVNTSVSLLHSLLTSASVIFILFRELSSNGPSGMFDHSQLVEHSWPWAFEALSFSCGYFAYDQWDMLHYRLYNGWIPSILVHHLVLLICFTLALYRNVAINYLILTLICELHSIFLHVRKVRRMAGGRDAKNIIVKLEWFLNWVTFCVARSVPHILITAKLMKDAHKFQKGVELPLALLGMAGMNLLNIGLGMDLLKAFKRERKSQLRNLHDHRE; encoded by the exons atgggtGGTGGAAAGTGGAACGCGGTGGAGAAGTTCTTCTTAGCCACTTTAGTTCTCTGGTTAGGCTCCGTTTGTTTTCAGATTTTGTTGAATCAGCGTTGGGAGCTTCTCTCAGTCATCGCTGGTTCAATCTTCTATCAGACATCTAATTGCCTCATCCGATTCTTCTTCTCCGCAGATAAAGATCCTCTCTTTGTTAACACCTCCGTCTCTCTTCTCCACTCTCTCCTCACTTCCGCTTCAG TGATCTTCATTTTGTTCAGAGAGTTGTCAAGTAATGGGCCAAGTGGAATGTTTGACCACTCACAGTTGGTTGAACATTCTTGGCCTTGGGCTTTTGAAGCATTGAGCTTCTCATGTGGTTACTTTGCGTATGATCAGTGGGATATGCTTCATTATCGCTTGTATAATGGTTGGATTCCCTCTATCCTTGTGCATCATCTGGTTCTCCTTATTTGCTTCACTCTTGCTTTGTATCGAAATGTTGCCATCAACTACCTTATTCTCACTCTTATCTGTGAG CTGCATTCCATCTTTCTGCATGTGAGAAAAGTGAGACGAATGGCCGGTGGTCGGGATGCAAAGAACATTATTGTTAAGTTAGAATGGTTTCTGAATTGGGTCACCTTCTGTGTGGCAAGATCTGTACCTCACATTCTCATCACAGCCAAGCTCATGAAGGATGCTCACAAATTTCAAAAGGGTGTGGAGCTACCACTGGCTCTGTTGGGCATGGCTGGGATGAATTTGCTCAACATTGGTCTTGGTATGGATCTTCTCAAAGCCTTTAAGAGAGAAAGGAAGTCCCAGCTGCGAAATCTTCATGACCACCGTGAATGA
- the LOC137820198 gene encoding uncharacterized protein isoform X1, whose product MGNVIESFASGLGQAIGKLFNSPIEFLSGKSCSSVCGPTWDFMCYIENFCIANILKLTMVFMLSYIVLLFFYLVHKLGICGCFCRSSCKMIWACFSSCFHVWEYSCTCLCINLHNIRRTRRIRRVRMDMNQNFYFKTGKEEYSDESLTSVKMSRSISRNRRDYKASHLRKSLQPRRHHARVEIKRDIVLEDLATQAMPLSMAIT is encoded by the exons ATGGGCAACGTCATTGAATCATTTGCTTCTGGCTTAGGACAAGCTATTGGCAAACTATTTAATTCTCCAATTGAATTTCTTTCAGGAAAGTCTTGCAG CTCAGTGTGTGGACCAACATGGGATTTCATGTGCTATATCGAGAATTTTTGCATTGCCAATATCCTGAAATTAACCATGGTATTTATGCTATCGTACATTG tTCTATTGTTCTTCTATCTGGTACATAAATTGGGCATATGCGGATGTTTTTGCCGTTCTTCTTGCAAAATGATATGGGCATGTTTCTCTTCTTGTTTCCATGTCTGGGAATATTCCTGCACTTGCTTGTGTATTAACTTGCACAATATCAGGAGAACAAGAAGAATAAGAAGGGTCAGAATGGACATGAATCAAAATTTCTACTTTAAAACTGGAAAAGAAGAATACAGTGATGAAAGCCTGACATCTGTAAAAATGAGCAGATCAATTTCACGTAATAGGAGAGATTATAAAGCTTCCCACCTAAGGAAGTCTTTGCAACCTAGGAGACATCATGCTAGAGTTGAAATCAAGAGAGATATAGTCTTGGAGGACCTAGCTACACAAGCAATGCCATTAAGCATGGCAATCACCTAG
- the LOC137820197 gene encoding pectate lyase-like — MAGSASKVVFSLLVTLAITIPCLEAGIAEFDDFLKAQSEKAHKIALESYVPTPEFVASELNYHVHLSMLNSTRRGLKAGNNDAGAPCDSSNPIDNCWRCNKDWANDRYRLAKCGKGFGRRAVGGLGGPIYVVTDNSDEDMVNPKEGTLRYGVTQKGPLWITFARSMIITLQQELLISSDKTIDGRGANVQIRDGAGLTMQFVNNVIIHGIRVKNIVSKEGGMIRDSYNHVGLRTRSDGDAISVFGASNIWIDHVSLSNSDDGLIDVIQGSTAITISNCHMTRHNDVMLFGATDTYSGDKIMQITVAFNHFGQGLIQRMPRCRMGFFHVLNNDYTHWMMYAIGGSAAPTILSQGNRFIAPNNDAAKEITHRVDAEPEVWKNWQWQSDMDLLMNGATFNTSGSPITTQYKKGLLMKPRDGTHVSRLTRHAGALNCFVGLPC; from the coding sequence ATGGCCGGAAGTGCATCAAAGGTTGTGTTCTCCCTGTTGGTGACTTTGGCCATTACCATCCCATGCCTGGAGGCTGGCATTGCTGAATTTGATGACTTTCTCAAAGCTCAATCTGAGAAAGCTCACAAAATCGCTCTTGAGTCCTATGTACCAACACCCGAGTTCGTCGCCAGTGAACTGAATTACCACGTCCATCTTTCAATGCTGAACAGCACAAGGAGGGGATTGAAGGCAGGGAACAATGACGCCGGAGCGCCTTGTGACAGCAGCAACCCCATTGACAACTGCTGGAGGTGCAACAAAGACTGGGCCAATGACAGGTACAGGCTAGCCAAATGCGGAAAAGGGTTCGGAAGACGTGCAGTCGGAGGCCTCGGTGGACCCATCTATGTGGTCACTGATAATTCCGATGAGGACATGGTTAACCCCAAAGAAGGAACCCTCCGATATGGTGTCACTCAAAAGGGTCCATTGTGGATCACCTTCGCACGCAGCATGATCATCACTCTTCAACAGGAGCTGTTGATTTCCTCCGACAAGACCATCGATGGTCGTGGCGCCAACGTTCAGATCAGGGATGGTGCTGGCCTCACTATGCAATTCGTGAACAACGTTATCATCCACGGGATTCGCGTGAAGAACATTGTGTCTAAGGAGGGTGGCATGATCAGGGACTCTTACAACCACGTTGGACTGAGAACCAGGAGTGATGGTGATGCCATCTCCGTTTTCGGTGCCTCCAACATCTGGATCGATCATGTTTCCCTCTCTAACTCTGATGACGGACTTATCGATGTCATCCAAGGCTCCACTGCCATCACCATCTCTAACTGCCACATGACCAGACATAACGACGTGATGCTGTTTGGTGCTACTGATACCTATTCTGGAGACAAGATCATGCAGATTACAGTGGCATTCAACCACTTCGGGCAGGGACTGATCCAGAGGATGCCAAGGTGCAGAATGGGATTCTTTCACGTTCTGAACAACGATTACACTCACTGGATGATGTACGCAATAGGAGGAAGCGCAGCACCAACCATTCTGAGCCAGGGAAACCGATTCATTGCCCCGAACAACGACGCTGCAAAGGAGATAACGCACAGGGTCGATGCAGAACCAGAAGTGTGGAAGAACTGGCAGTGGCAATCAGACATGGACCTATTGATGAATGGTGCCACGTTCAACACTTCAGGGTCACCAATAACGACGCAATACAAGAAGGGTCTCCTAATGAAGCCAAGAGACGGCACTCACGTCAGCAGGCTTACACGGCATGCTGGTGCCCTCAACTGCTTTGTTGGGTTGCCTTGCTAG
- the LOC137821416 gene encoding small ribosomal subunit protein eS1-like, whose translation MAVGKNKRISKGKKGGKKKATDPFTKKDWYDIKAPSVFQVKNVGKTLVTRTQGTKIASDGLKHRVFEVSLADLQGDEDHAFKKIRLRAEDVQGKNVLTNFWGMDFTNDKLRSLVRKWQTLIEAHADVKTTDNYTLRMFCIGFTKRRSNQVKRTCYAQSSQVRQIRRKMREIMINQATSCDLKELVRKFIPEMIGKEIEKATSSVYPLQNVFIRKVKILKAPKFDLGKLMEIHGDYSEDIGTKVERPVDETMVEGATEVVGA comes from the exons ATGGCAGTGGGAAAGAACAAAAGGATATCGAAGGGGAAGAAGGGTGGCAAGAAGAAGGC CACTGATCCTTTCACCAAGAAGGATTGGTACGACATCAAGGCTCCTTCTGTGTTTCAGGTCAAGAATGTTGGCAAGACTCTCGTCACTCGTACTCAGGGCACCAAG ATTGCTTCGGATGGACTCAAACATCGAGTGTTTGAGGTCTCACTGGCTGATCTTCAAGGTGACGAGGACCATGCTTTCAAGAAGATTCGTTTGAGGGCTGAGGATGTTCAAGGGAAGAATGTTCTGACGAACTTCTGG GGAATGGATTTCACAAATGACAAGTTGAGGTCATTGGTGCGAAAATGGCAAACTTTAATCGAGGCTCATGCGGATGTGAAGACCACTGATAATTATACTTTGAGGATGTTCTGCATTGGGTTTACCAAGAGGCGTAGTAACCAGGTGAAGAGGACCTGTTATGCACAATCGAGCCAAGTTAGACAG ATTCGAAGGAAGATGAGGGAGATAATGATCAACCAAGCAACATCTTGCGATTTGAAAGAACTGGTCCGTAAGTTCATCCCTGAGATGATTGGAAAAGAGATTGAGAAGGCAACGTCCAGTGTGTATCCTCTGCAGAATGTGTTTATTCGTAAAGTTAAGATCCTGAAAGCCCCGAAGTTTGATCTTGGGAAACTGATGGAG ATTCATGGAGATTACTCAGAAGATATTGGTACAAAAGTAGAAAGGCCTGTGGACGAAACAATGGTTGAGGGAGCCACTGAAGTAGTTGGAGCTTGA
- the LOC137820199 gene encoding E3 ubiquitin ligase BIG BROTHER-related-like: protein MEGEEGKQCSHKNPYVELEEVDFDFILALSMQEQQRDFTMLSTIESESDEYLSDSSIDNDDDGDPDFVESQEFDTDLSFLEDEESNDDEEEMEVEEDEIDPDELSYEELMELGEFIGEETRGLSANEISLCLNPYTYYCADRKIGIDRCVICQVEYEDGEALVALQCEHPYHADCISKWLQIKKVCPICSNEVSTPNMASNT, encoded by the coding sequence ATGGAAGGTGAGGAGGGAAAACAGTGCTCCCACAAAAACCCTTACGTTGAACTAGAAGAAGTTGACTTCGATTTTATTCTAGCATTGAGTATGCAAGAACAACAGAGAGACTTCACAATGCTTTCAACAATTGAAAGTGAAAGTGATGAATATCTAAGTGACTCCTCAAttgataatgatgatgatggtgATCCTGACTTCGTAGAGAGCCAAGAGTTTGATACTGACCTTTCGTTccttgaagatgaagaaagcaatgatgatgaagaagaaatgGAAGTCGAAGAAGATGAGATTGATCCAGACGAATTATCTTATGAAGAGTTGATGGAGTTGGGAGAGTTTATAGGAGAAGAAACGAGAGGATTATCAGCAAATGAAATCTCTTTGTGCCTGAACCCTTATACTTACTATTGTGCTGACAGAAAAATTGGAATCGATCGTTGTGTGATTTGTCAGGTTGAATATGAAGATGGTGAAGCACTGGTGGCACTTCAATGTGAGCACCCTTATCATGCAGATTGCATAAGCAAGTGGCTTCAAATTAAGAAGGTTTGTCCAATTTGTAGCAATGAAGTTTCAACTCCAAACATGGCTTCGAACACTTAA